From one Planctomycetia bacterium genomic stretch:
- a CDS encoding transposase: MAYWLITNTTYGTWLPGDPRGSVTSVRDKRPNEAETTSRQEHDLPGQPYEDYVPGLQRSAERLMKGPPVYLSLPQAEQVLLQFQETAVFREWTLVAISIMANHYHLIVLVPDEAGPARVLADFKAYASRVLNREYGKPASGTWWTSKGSTRKLKDDSAVKNATRYVLERQPNPLVVWCAEEGRLV; this comes from the coding sequence ATGGCCTATTGGCTTATCACCAACACAACCTACGGCACCTGGCTTCCAGGCGATCCCCGAGGTTCAGTTACGTCGGTTCGTGATAAGCGACCGAATGAAGCAGAAACAACTTCTCGACAAGAACATGACCTGCCGGGCCAACCCTATGAGGACTACGTACCGGGGCTTCAGCGCAGCGCGGAACGATTGATGAAAGGGCCACCAGTCTATTTGTCATTGCCCCAGGCAGAGCAAGTCTTGTTACAGTTTCAAGAAACTGCCGTGTTTCGGGAATGGACGCTGGTGGCTATCTCGATCATGGCTAACCATTATCACTTGATAGTCCTAGTGCCTGATGAAGCAGGCCCTGCTCGGGTCCTGGCAGATTTCAAAGCATATGCGTCACGAGTATTGAATCGAGAATACGGAAAGCCTGCCTCAGGAACATGGTGGACCAGCAAAGGCTCAACTCGCAAGTTGAAAGACGATAGCGCCGTTAAGAATGCCACGCGCTATGTGCTTGAACGCCAGCCTAATCCACTAGTAGTGTGGTGTGCCGAGGAAGGGCGATTGGTTTGA